The following proteins are encoded in a genomic region of bacterium:
- the ggt gene encoding gamma-glutamyltransferase, with protein sequence MPEPTAVAALSKGRSPVFSCDGMVATSQPLAAGAGLQILREGGNAADAAICTAAVLNVVEPQSTGIGGDMFMLYWDAREKKLLGLNGSGRAPRAATRERYAELGHTQMPEFGIHAVTVPGAADGWCAALERCGSGKKTLADLLAPAARYAEKGFPVSPAIQNAWSLQVEKLKKCPDSAAVYLPGGRAPRLGEIFRNPSLAKTFHGLGDGGRAYFYEGPVAEAIVQISRKYGGLIEAGDMAAARHEWVEPIRTSYRGHELCEIPPNGPGITALMALNILEGFPLSELSFGSAEHLHLLAESLKLAFADRDRYIADPLQAEVPTAELLSKAYAERRRMEIGTQAALPGPGNPLLGSDTVYLTTADREGNMCSFINSLYKHFGSGITAGETGVMLQNRGFGFVLEEGHPNCIAPGKRPLHTIIPGFVMKEGAPWMSFGVMGGDMQPQGHVQILTDMVDFGMNIQEAIEAPRLRVLGGRGLAVEYGVPGAVVETLRGLGHEVARGGGYEGFGGGQGIVRLPGGGLMGGSDYRRDGCAVGF encoded by the coding sequence ATGCCCGAGCCGACAGCGGTGGCGGCCCTCTCCAAGGGCCGGTCGCCGGTTTTTTCTTGTGACGGAATGGTGGCCACCAGCCAGCCGTTGGCCGCAGGGGCCGGTCTTCAGATACTCCGGGAGGGCGGCAACGCGGCGGATGCCGCCATCTGTACCGCTGCCGTCCTGAATGTGGTCGAGCCTCAATCCACCGGCATCGGCGGCGATATGTTCATGCTCTACTGGGATGCCCGGGAGAAAAAACTTCTCGGCCTGAACGGCAGCGGGCGGGCCCCCCGGGCCGCGACGCGGGAGCGGTACGCCGAGCTGGGCCATACACAGATGCCGGAATTCGGCATACACGCCGTGACGGTTCCGGGAGCGGCGGACGGCTGGTGCGCCGCGCTGGAGCGGTGCGGAAGCGGAAAGAAAACACTGGCCGATCTTCTGGCCCCGGCCGCCCGCTATGCCGAAAAAGGGTTTCCGGTCTCGCCGGCGATCCAAAACGCCTGGAGCCTGCAGGTCGAAAAACTGAAAAAATGCCCCGATTCGGCCGCCGTCTATCTTCCGGGCGGGCGGGCGCCTCGCCTGGGGGAAATTTTCCGGAATCCTTCGCTTGCGAAAACTTTTCACGGGCTGGGGGATGGCGGCCGAGCGTATTTTTACGAAGGCCCCGTCGCCGAGGCCATCGTGCAGATATCCCGGAAATACGGCGGTCTCATCGAGGCTGGGGATATGGCGGCGGCGCGGCACGAATGGGTGGAGCCGATACGGACTTCCTACCGCGGCCATGAACTCTGTGAGATCCCCCCGAACGGCCCCGGGATCACCGCCCTTATGGCGCTCAACATCCTGGAGGGTTTCCCCCTTTCCGAGTTGAGCTTCGGCTCGGCCGAACACCTGCACCTTTTGGCCGAATCCCTCAAGCTCGCCTTCGCCGATCGCGATCGCTATATCGCTGATCCGCTTCAGGCGGAAGTTCCCACCGCGGAGCTGCTCTCGAAGGCGTACGCGGAGAGGCGCCGGATGGAAATCGGGACGCAGGCCGCCCTGCCCGGACCGGGGAATCCGCTTTTGGGGAGCGATACGGTTTATCTCACGACGGCCGATCGCGAAGGCAACATGTGCTCTTTCATTAACAGCCTCTACAAGCATTTCGGCTCGGGCATCACGGCGGGCGAAACCGGGGTCATGCTCCAGAACCGCGGCTTCGGGTTTGTTCTGGAAGAGGGGCATCCCAACTGCATCGCGCCCGGCAAGCGGCCGCTCCACACGATCATCCCCGGATTTGTGATGAAAGAAGGCGCCCCCTGGATGAGCTTTGGCGTGATGGGAGGCGACATGCAGCCGCAGGGGCACGTTCAGATACTCACCGACATGGTGGATTTCGGGATGAACATTCAGGAGGCCATCGAGGCGCCCCGGCTGCGGGTGTTGGGCGGACGCGGGTTAGCGGTAGAATACGGCGTACCCGGGGCGGTCGTCGAAACGCTTCGCGGCCTGGGGCATGAGGTGGCCCGGGGCGGTGGCTATGAAGGGTTCGGTGGGGGGCAGGGCATCGTCCGTCTTCCGGGCGGCGGTCTCATGGGTGGTTCGGATTACCGGCGTGACGGTTGTGCCGTCGGTTTTTGA
- a CDS encoding NDP-sugar synthase, protein MRAFVMAAGLGMRLGPLGEKIPKALLPLGGVPLIRFALENLREAGVGEAVVNLHHRGGEVRAALGDETAGVRIHYSEEPELLGTAGGLKKAEDFLREGGGPFFVLNADAPARIDLSAALAHHREGGYLATLVLRESPEGARYGLLGVDAAGRLRRFLKADAPGTPSGALTEAMFTGACLMEPAFLDRIPAGRFCSISKEIYPPLIEEGAPLGAVLSGGYWADAGTPSRYLEANFDLLAGRHVPAFPWPSGGDFFLGGKEVAWGEGTLRPPVLAGRGVRLGLGAVAGPFAVLGENATLSEGAAAGHSVLLPNSAVGKDVALKRCILGPGAVADSSNSNAFFSKESKNPFPFDADG, encoded by the coding sequence ATGCGTGCGTTTGTCATGGCGGCGGGCCTGGGGATGCGGCTTGGCCCATTGGGGGAGAAAATCCCCAAGGCCCTTCTCCCCCTCGGCGGTGTTCCGCTCATCCGGTTTGCGCTGGAGAATCTTCGGGAGGCGGGCGTCGGCGAGGCGGTGGTGAATCTTCATCACAGGGGCGGGGAAGTCCGCGCCGCCCTGGGAGATGAAACCGCCGGGGTGCGGATACACTACTCGGAGGAGCCCGAGCTTCTGGGAACGGCGGGCGGGCTGAAAAAGGCCGAGGACTTTCTCCGGGAGGGCGGCGGTCCTTTTTTTGTGCTCAACGCGGATGCGCCCGCGCGCATCGATCTCTCCGCCGCCCTGGCGCATCACCGGGAGGGCGGCTATCTGGCGACGCTGGTCTTGCGCGAATCGCCCGAGGGGGCCCGGTACGGCCTTCTGGGGGTGGACGCCGCCGGCCGGCTGCGGCGCTTCCTGAAGGCGGACGCACCGGGGACCCCCTCGGGGGCGTTGACCGAGGCCATGTTCACGGGTGCCTGCCTCATGGAACCCGCGTTTTTGGACCGCATTCCGGCAGGCAGGTTTTGCAGTATCTCGAAGGAAATCTACCCCCCGCTGATTGAAGAGGGAGCGCCGCTGGGCGCGGTGTTGAGCGGCGGGTACTGGGCCGACGCGGGCACGCCTTCCCGCTATCTGGAGGCGAATTTCGATCTGCTGGCCGGACGCCATGTCCCGGCTTTTCCCTGGCCCTCTGGCGGCGATTTTTTTCTCGGAGGAAAGGAAGTGGCCTGGGGGGAGGGAACGCTCCGTCCTCCCGTTCTGGCGGGGCGGGGCGTCCGCCTGGGCTTGGGCGCCGTGGCGGGCCCTTTCGCTGTTTTGGGCGAGAATGCTACTCTTTCCGAAGGCGCCGCTGCGGGGCATTCGGTCCTTCTTCCGAATTCGGCGGTTGGAAAAGACGTGGCGCTGAAGCGGTGTATCTTGGGCCCGGGTGCGGTGGCGGATTCTTCGAATTCAAACGCTTTTTTCTCGAAAGAATCCAAAAATCCGTTTCCGTTCGATGCGGACGGGTAA